The following proteins are co-located in the Candidatus Accumulibacter cognatus genome:
- a CDS encoding 30S ribosomal protein S21: MPAIRVKENEPFEVAIRRFKRTVEKTGLLTELRAREFYEKPTAERKRKLAAAVKRHHKRMRSQTLPPKMY, encoded by the coding sequence ATGCCTGCTATTCGCGTCAAGGAAAATGAGCCGTTCGAAGTTGCCATCCGCCGCTTCAAAAGAACCGTCGAGAAAACCGGTTTGCTGACCGAGTTGAGGGCTCGCGAGTTCTACGAAAAGCCCACCGCCGAACGTAAGCGTAAGCTGGCCGCAGCGGTCAAACGTCATCACAAACGGATGCGCAGCCAGACCTTGCCGCCCAAGATGTACTGA
- a CDS encoding DNA primase: MIPDTFIQELLYRIDLVDLIDGYLPLKKTGANFAACCPFHSEKSPSFTVSPSKQFYHCFGCGAHGNAISFLMEHAGLGFVDAINELAGRAGMPLPDEQSHAPAQAPKSQVLAERMARAAKYYYEQLKRSETAISYLKNRGVSGEIARRFGLGYAPDGWQNLAAAFDDYSSPDLQLAGLVISNERGRLYDRFRERVMFPIVNQKGEVIAFGGRVLGQGEPKYLNSPETPLFEKGREVFGLPQARAAIREHDTVIVVEGYLDVVALAQHGTGNAVATLGTATTGMQVQKLLRQAERIVFCFDGDAAGRKAAWRALENSLEALTEQKSIAFVFLPDGEDPDSFIRKHGGEAFQRLIRQATPLSDFLLSELSARCELGTAEGNVRLVVDAKPLLGRLQSSFLRLQLVKRLAQASGFSQAEVERLCDLRSLTPPAPARAPRQAPSLLRPLLRLLLQKPQLASCLPLDLLPDNSTEAMAVRLLCETIAAAGTQRLAYPTLIERLRGSECEDVLRAAAAELMQESFAEDQIDAEFTGAVQQLLEGANKRAFKRLQEKARKLGVSGLSGEEKRQYLAALTASGRGGAGA; the protein is encoded by the coding sequence TTGATCCCGGACACTTTCATTCAGGAGTTGCTGTATCGCATCGACCTGGTCGACCTGATCGACGGCTACTTGCCGCTGAAGAAAACGGGTGCCAACTTTGCTGCTTGTTGCCCGTTCCACAGTGAAAAGTCGCCTTCTTTTACGGTCAGCCCGAGCAAGCAGTTCTACCACTGCTTTGGTTGCGGCGCGCATGGCAACGCGATCAGCTTTCTTATGGAGCATGCTGGCCTTGGCTTCGTTGATGCCATCAACGAACTCGCTGGACGAGCCGGCATGCCTCTTCCCGATGAACAGAGTCACGCCCCAGCGCAAGCTCCGAAATCGCAGGTGCTTGCCGAAAGGATGGCGAGGGCTGCGAAATATTACTACGAGCAACTCAAACGATCCGAAACGGCGATCAGCTACCTCAAGAATCGGGGGGTCAGCGGTGAAATCGCTCGCCGGTTTGGTCTTGGTTATGCACCAGACGGATGGCAGAACCTCGCCGCTGCTTTCGATGATTACAGCAGTCCTGACTTGCAACTGGCGGGCCTGGTGATCAGCAATGAACGAGGGCGTCTCTACGACCGTTTTCGCGAGCGAGTGATGTTTCCGATTGTCAACCAGAAGGGCGAGGTGATCGCTTTCGGCGGCCGCGTGCTTGGACAGGGCGAGCCGAAATATCTGAACTCCCCTGAGACGCCCCTGTTCGAGAAAGGCCGCGAGGTATTCGGACTGCCGCAAGCACGCGCGGCGATTCGCGAGCACGATACGGTGATTGTCGTCGAGGGTTATCTGGATGTCGTGGCGCTTGCGCAGCATGGAACGGGCAATGCCGTTGCCACACTCGGTACAGCCACCACGGGCATGCAGGTACAGAAGCTGCTGCGGCAAGCTGAGCGCATCGTTTTTTGCTTTGATGGCGATGCTGCCGGACGAAAGGCAGCGTGGCGAGCCCTGGAGAACAGTCTGGAGGCTTTGACTGAACAGAAAAGCATTGCCTTTGTCTTTCTCCCCGATGGCGAGGACCCCGACAGTTTTATTCGCAAACACGGCGGCGAGGCTTTTCAGCGGTTGATCCGACAGGCAACACCGCTCTCCGATTTCCTGCTCAGCGAATTGTCGGCGCGCTGCGAGCTGGGCACTGCAGAAGGCAATGTAAGGCTGGTCGTTGATGCCAAACCACTGCTTGGCCGTCTGCAGTCCTCGTTCCTGCGTCTGCAATTGGTCAAGCGCTTGGCACAGGCCAGCGGCTTTTCGCAGGCCGAGGTTGAGCGGCTGTGCGATTTGCGATCGTTGACGCCGCCAGCGCCGGCAAGGGCTCCGCGCCAAGCACCATCGCTGTTGCGGCCATTGTTGCGGCTATTGCTCCAGAAACCGCAACTGGCCTCATGCCTGCCACTCGACCTGCTTCCCGACAACTCGACTGAAGCCATGGCAGTACGTCTGTTATGTGAAACGATTGCGGCTGCCGGCACCCAGCGGCTGGCCTACCCGACACTGATCGAAAGACTTAGAGGCAGCGAATGCGAGGACGTTCTGCGTGCAGCCGCGGCTGAACTTATGCAAGAGTCCTTTGCCGAAGACCAGATTGACGCTGAATTTACGGGTGCGGTCCAGCAGCTGCTTGAAGGCGCGAACAAACGAGCCTTCAAGCGCTTGCAGGAGAAGGCTCGGAAGCTTGGTGTGAGCGGACTGTCGGGTGAAGAAAAGCGTCAATACCTGGCGGCGTTGACGGCAAGCGGGCGGGGCGGGGCCGGAGCATGA
- the glmM gene encoding phosphoglucosamine mutase — protein MTRKYFGTDGVRGRVGEIPITPDFVMRLGHATGRVLAARDMARSHVKAGERPAILIGKDTRISGYMLEAALEAGFSAAGVDVCLVGPMPTPAIAYLTRALRLQAGIVISASHNPYYDNGIKFFSAGGTKLPDDMESEIEAALDEPLTCVPSAGLGRARRIDDADGRYIEFCKSTFPFEMDLRGLKIVVDCANGAAYHIAPHVFHELGAEVTSIGSEPNGLNINQDVGATAPAALRDAVVAQGADLGIALDGDADRVMMVDAVGNIYDGDQLLFAVVRGRLRQGNVAGVVGTLMSNLALEHALAEFKVPFVRANVGDRYVMDMLRQKGWLYGGENSGHILCLDRHTTGDGIVSALQVLSVLREEGGNLQRLLGNLKLYPQKLINVALSKGFPWKDHPLIGSTQREVENELNGRGRVLLRASGTEPLLRVMVEGQDSATVYRAAEKLAAAVREAVSS, from the coding sequence GTGACAAGAAAGTATTTTGGGACTGACGGCGTGCGCGGTCGTGTTGGGGAAATCCCGATCACGCCGGATTTCGTCATGCGTCTCGGGCATGCCACAGGACGGGTGCTCGCCGCTCGCGACATGGCGCGCAGCCATGTGAAAGCGGGAGAGCGCCCGGCGATTCTGATCGGAAAGGATACGCGTATTTCTGGCTACATGCTGGAAGCCGCGCTGGAAGCCGGGTTTTCTGCAGCCGGTGTCGATGTCTGCCTGGTTGGTCCAATGCCCACGCCTGCTATCGCTTACCTCACGCGGGCCCTGCGCTTGCAGGCGGGCATCGTCATTTCCGCTTCCCATAATCCCTACTATGATAATGGAATAAAATTCTTCTCGGCAGGGGGCACCAAGTTGCCCGACGACATGGAGTCGGAGATTGAAGCAGCGCTCGACGAACCGCTGACTTGTGTGCCTTCGGCTGGTCTTGGCCGGGCACGGAGAATCGATGACGCTGATGGCCGCTATATCGAGTTTTGCAAGAGCACTTTTCCGTTTGAGATGGACCTGCGGGGGTTGAAAATCGTGGTCGATTGCGCAAACGGCGCGGCTTACCACATCGCACCGCATGTCTTCCACGAGTTGGGCGCCGAGGTGACCAGCATCGGCAGCGAGCCGAATGGTCTCAACATCAACCAGGATGTCGGCGCGACGGCACCTGCTGCCTTGCGTGACGCTGTTGTTGCGCAAGGCGCCGACCTCGGGATTGCTCTTGACGGAGACGCAGACCGGGTGATGATGGTTGACGCAGTCGGCAATATCTACGATGGTGATCAACTCCTGTTTGCGGTGGTGCGGGGCCGGTTGCGCCAGGGCAACGTCGCCGGTGTCGTGGGTACGCTGATGAGTAATCTCGCCCTTGAGCATGCGCTGGCCGAGTTCAAGGTGCCTTTTGTCCGTGCCAATGTTGGTGACCGATACGTGATGGACATGCTGCGGCAGAAGGGCTGGCTTTATGGAGGTGAGAATTCGGGGCACATTCTCTGCCTTGACCGGCACACCACTGGCGATGGCATCGTTTCCGCCCTGCAGGTGCTTTCTGTATTGCGCGAAGAAGGAGGTAATCTGCAACGACTCCTCGGAAACCTGAAGCTCTATCCACAAAAACTGATCAATGTAGCGTTGAGCAAGGGATTCCCCTGGAAAGACCACCCGCTGATCGGATCGACGCAGCGCGAGGTGGAGAATGAACTTAATGGCCGTGGGCGGGTACTACTGCGTGCTTCGGGGACTGAACCGCTGCTGCGCGTGATGGTCGAGGGCCAGGACTCGGCGACGGTCTACCGAGCTGCTGAGAAGCTGGCGGCCGCTGTGCGGGAAGCTGTCTCTTCGTGA